In one window of Gossypium arboreum isolate Shixiya-1 chromosome 4, ASM2569848v2, whole genome shotgun sequence DNA:
- the LOC108459141 gene encoding ankyrin repeat-containing protein ITN1-like, which produces MGSEELEENMDASLYKAAAEGNIEEFNNKQRLQLESLKTPNHDNVLHVNLATQENAAWPFRIFLSIIEFYPLIKFYPLIHGCFSSSLLNLITRIRGEKRSDFIEQILSKCPSLLLQTNAKGQTPLHYAAKYGHSAIVKLLIKSCAKARTGDLEQGTDQGSAVREMLRIRDKESNTALHEAARCGNVEVLKALLEFKNPDFPYSANEKQETPLYIAARRRGSGRLLTLLLGEFESTPHDRPHGRTALHAAAMAGDAEAIRVILEKENLTKERDEDGHTSLHYAAHLGSRISVVEELLKRDTSAAYIGDDKRGMTPLLMAARQGDVRTVLKIISLCPDCCEKVDNKGLNLLHYLAFRGSFTLYGRSLFKLGGIEIAYGSLRNLMELKGDFGMTPQEVYNALISETQHHKQKQIKELLEEIENDQVAEEPVHHFPLRNVSSESLEKTKNAHLVVAALIATVTFAAAITVPGGLNSDKGSEQGTPLLFDKAAFKAFFATNTIAFILSVIVLANHFGILDTILSGFSFWRRSVFYRTQSVAQTLGIATLMMVIAFVTGSFVILKPSNDLNSILYLINPGLSFFVWLMAIFLLRI; this is translated from the exons ATGGGATCTGAGGAGCTTGAAGAGAACATGGATGCTTCACTGTATAAGGCAGCAGCAGAAGGCAACATTGAAGAATTCAATAATAAGCAGAGGCTTCAACTTGAGTCGCTAAAGACCCCAAACCATGACAACGTGCTCCATGTTAACTTGGCAACCCAGGAGAATGCTGCCTGGCCTTTCCgcatatttttatcaataatcgAATTCTACCCCTTAATTAAATTCTATCCCTTAATACATGGATGCTTCTCTTCATCTTTGCTTAATTTAATTACTAGGATAAGAGGAGAAAAAAGATCAGATTTTATCGAACAAATTCTCAGCAAGTGTCCGTCACTGCTACTCCAAACGAATGCTAAAGGTCAAACTCCTCTGCACTATGCAGCAAAGTATGGACACTCTGCTATTGTGAAACTTCTAATAAAGTCTTGCGCAAAAGCTAGAACTGGAGATTTAGAGCAGGGAACGGATCAAGGAAGTGCAGTGAGGGAGATGCTTAGGATTAGGGATAAGGAATCCAACACGGCTTTACATGAAGCAGCACGGTGTGGCAATGTTGAAGTGCTGAAAGCATTGTTGGAGTTTAAAAACCCTGATTTTCCGTATTCTGCCAACGAAAAACAGGAGACTCCACTTTACATAGCAGCTAGGAGGAGAGGATCTGGGCGCTTGTTGACTCTATTATTAGGTGAATTCGAATCAACGCCTCATGACCGCCCCCACGGTAGAACAGCTTTGCATGCAGCGGCTATGGCTGGAGATGCAG AGGCAATAAGGGTAATATTAGAGAAGGAGAATTTGACGAAGGAAAGAGATGAAGATGGACACACCTCTCTTCATTATGCTGCACACTTAGGTTCTAGAATATCAGTTGTGGAAGAACTGTTAAAAAGGGATACATCAGCTGCCTATATAGGTGATGATAAGAGGGGGATGACACCCCTTCTTATGGCAGCCAGGCAAGGTGATGTTAGAACAGTTTTAAAGATTATCTCTTTATGTCCAGATTGTTGTGAAAAAGTGGACAACAAAGGTTTGAATTTACTTCATTATTTGGCTTTTAGAGGCTCTTTCACTCTATATGGGCGTTCTCTTTTCAAGCTTGGTGGTATTGAGATTGCATATGGATCACTCAGAAATCTAATGGAGTTGAAAGGTGACTTTGGGATGACACCTCAAGAAGTTTATAATGCACTTATATCTGAGACACAGCATCATAAGCAG AAGCAAATCAAAGAATTGTTGGAAGAAATTGAGAATGATCAAGTGGCGGAGGAACCAGTTCATCACTTTCCATTACGAAATGTTTCTTCAGAAAGCTTGGAGAAGACAAAAAATGCTCATTTAGTAGTGGCAGCACTTATAGCCACCGTCACATTCGCAGCGGCAATAACTGTTCCTGGTGGTTTAAATAGTGACAAAGGGTCAGAGCAAGGCACTCCCCTTTTGTTTGATAAGGCAGCCTTTAAAGCATTTTTTGCAACAAATACAATAGCCTTTATTCTCTCTGTTATTGTCCTCGCCAACCACTTCGGGATTTTGGATACTATATTATCAGGATTTAGTTTTTGGCGTCGATCGGTTTTTTATCGAACGCAGTCTGTTGCTCAAACACTTGGCATTGCAACATTGATGATGGTAATTGCTTTCGTCACAGGCAGTTTTGTGATCTTAAAGCCATCCAACGATCTTAACAGTATTTTATATCTCATCAACCCTGGCCTTAGTTTCTTTGTGTGGCTAATGGCGATTTTTTTATTgcgtatttaa
- the LOC108459142 gene encoding ankyrin repeat-containing protein At5g02620-like: MGSGEPEENITHMDAWLYKAAAEGNIEVFNNNQGLQLESLKTPNHDNILHLNLATQGNAVWLFNRVHSIFEFFPEQVVLFLVDFVSRPQAFHIIINVIKREKRLDFIKQILIKCPPLLLQTNAKCQIPLHVAARNGHLAVVKLLIKSCAKARDGDLEKLGTDQVNTVREMLRITDQESNTALHEAARCGNVEVVEALLEFEDPDFQYSANEKQETPLYIAARRRGSGRLLTLLLDKFEPTHHGGPHDRTALHAAAMAGDAEAIRVILKKKGNLTKERDEDGQTPLHYAAHLGGRLSVVEELLKRDVPAAYIGDKKRGMTPLLMAARQGYVVKEYTKNYKIKL, translated from the exons ATGGGATCTGGGGAGCCTGAAGAGAACATCACTCACATGGATGCCTGGCTGTATAAGGCAGCAGCAGAAGGCAACATTGAAGTATTCAATAATAACCAGGGACTTCAGCTTGAGTCGCTAAAGACCCCAAACCATGACAACATTCTCCATCTTAACTTGGCAACCCAGGGGAATGCTGTCTGGCTTTTTAACAGAGTTCACTCAATATTCGAATTCTTCCCCGAACAAGTTGTACTCTTCCTCGTAGATTTTGTATCAAGACCACAGGCTTTCCATATTATCATAAATGTGAtaaaaagagaaaagagattaGATTTTATCAAACAAATTCTCATTAAGTGTCCACCACTGCTACTTCAAACGAATGCTAAATGTCAAATTCCTTTGCACGTTGCAGCAAGGAATGGGCATTTGGCCGTTGTGAAACTTCTAATCAAGTCTTGTGCAAAAGCTAGAGATGGAGATTTAGAGAAGCTGGGAACGGATCAAGTAAATACAGTGAGGGAGATGCTGAGGATTACGGATCAGGAATCCAACACGGCTTTACATGAAGCAGCACGGTGTGGCAATGTCGAAGTGGTGGAAGCATTGCTGGAGTTTGAAGACCCTGATTTTCAGTATTCTGCCAACGAAAAACAGGAGACTCCACTTTACATAGCAGCTAGGAGGAGAGGATCTGGGCGCTTGTTGACTCTATTATTAGATAAATTCGAACCAACGCATCATGGCGGGCCCCACGATAGAACAGCTTTGCATGCAGCGGCTATGGCTGGAGATGCAG AGGCAATAAGGGTAATATTAAAGAAGAAGGGGAATTTGACAAAGGAAAGAGATGAAGATGGACAGACCCCTCTTCATTATGCTGCACACTTAGGTGGTAGATTATCAGTTGTGGAAGAACTGCTAAAAAGGGATGTTCCAGCTGCCTACATAGGTGATAAAAAGAGGGGGATGACACCCCTTCTTATGGCAGCCAGGCAAGGTTATGTTGTGAAAGAATACACAAAGAACTACAAGATAAAGCTATAG